From the genome of Candidatus Paceibacterota bacterium, one region includes:
- a CDS encoding ATP-binding cassette domain-containing protein has protein sequence MDNEGTKLIIDPVCGMNIAEFSDSPSLGRGKQKRYFCGKFCVQRYKKDPARYEQEPLMRLHDVWKIFDTGTIRTEVLKGLHLHIWEGDFTVIVGPSGSGKSTTLNMVGLLDRPTSGRIFLKGKDITDLDDDKRAQLRSLTFGFVFQQYNLIPWLTAEENALLPLVFSTTPPNEKMLAHFFGEMVLKDRMEHRPTELSGGEQQRIALLRALANDPAILLGDEPTGNLDSVTGGKILEILIDLHKVHKKTLLIVTHDLNIAKKADQVISFKDGRLVRNGTVHEKLR, from the coding sequence ATGGACAATGAAGGAACAAAACTCATCATCGACCCCGTCTGTGGAATGAACATTGCAGAATTTTCTGACTCCCCCTCACTTGGACGTGGTAAACAAAAACGCTACTTCTGTGGCAAATTTTGCGTTCAACGATACAAGAAGGATCCAGCACGCTACGAACAGGAGCCCTTGATGAGACTGCATGACGTATGGAAAATCTTCGACACAGGAACGATTCGTACTGAAGTACTAAAGGGGCTACACCTCCATATCTGGGAAGGAGACTTTACTGTCATTGTAGGACCATCGGGTTCCGGGAAAAGTACAACGCTGAACATGGTGGGGCTACTCGACAGACCAACGAGTGGACGCATATTTCTTAAAGGAAAAGATATCACCGATCTTGATGATGACAAGCGCGCGCAGTTGCGCTCGCTTACTTTTGGTTTCGTGTTTCAACAGTACAATCTCATTCCCTGGCTCACCGCTGAGGAAAATGCCCTCCTTCCACTCGTATTCTCCACAACTCCCCCGAACGAAAAGATGCTCGCTCACTTTTTTGGAGAGATGGTACTCAAGGATCGTATGGAACATCGACCCACGGAACTTTCTGGCGGAGAACAACAGCGCATCGCCCTTTTGCGCGCCCTCGCAAATGACCCCGCAATACTTCTTGGCGATGAACCCACAGGAAATCTGGACTCAGTCACTGGAGGAAAGATCCTGGAGATCCTCATTGACCTGCACAAGGTGCACAAGAAGACATTGCTCATCGTCACCCATGATCTGAATATCGCAAAAAAGGCCGATCAAGTGATCAGCTTCAAAGACGGTCGTTTGGTGCGTAATGGTACGGTGCATGAAAAACTACGCTAA
- a CDS encoding class I SAM-dependent methyltransferase, which yields MENSMDQTTATYKEHFRKFIEGTRGLDVPNADIKKWIDSFLHHIQKGGTIIEMGSAFGRDADYMKSHGYKVVCTDIAEPALEKLLTKGYETHMYDVRDAVPEEWRRRFDGYFANAVLLHLTDDAFRDALTNAYDMLKHGGVAAFSLKIGMGDEVTSRKMDAPRYFRYYYKPEVEAIIGELPFDIISIEYTADEKWIVAILRKR from the coding sequence ATGGAGAACAGCATGGATCAAACGACTGCAACCTATAAAGAGCATTTTCGTAAGTTTATTGAGGGTACGCGGGGGCTTGATGTGCCTAACGCAGATATAAAGAAATGGATTGATTCCTTTTTACATCATATTCAGAAGGGTGGCACCATAATCGAAATGGGTTCAGCGTTTGGACGCGATGCGGATTATATGAAGTCGCATGGGTACAAAGTAGTCTGTACAGATATTGCAGAGCCCGCACTCGAGAAATTACTGACCAAGGGTTACGAGACGCATATGTATGATGTACGTGATGCAGTTCCCGAGGAATGGCGTAGGCGTTTCGATGGTTACTTTGCAAACGCGGTCCTGCTGCATCTTACTGATGATGCTTTTCGGGATGCGCTCACGAATGCATACGATATGCTGAAGCACGGCGGTGTTGCTGCTTTCTCTCTTAAGATCGGCATGGGCGATGAAGTGACTTCGAGGAAGATGGATGCACCGCGCTATTTCCGCTACTACTATAAGCCGGAAGTGGAGGCAATCATCGGCGAGCTTCCATTCGATATTATCTCTATCGAATATACCGCTGATGAGAAATGGATCGTTGCGATCTTGCGTAAGCGCTAA
- a CDS encoding biotin/lipoyl-binding protein, translating into MRRTSFIVFIISLIGISLVSFWIYGKYFKSETPPLLYFTATRGTVNETVRARGDIVTEKDFDLHFPASGIVEKIFVKEGQQVKQGEPLMKLETKDLELELRKLRNDEKQAEANLSIRKAEAGNTESRLSTVVEKQETLVHNAYSTLLSNNLTAEPSEINYNITPPRITGRYAGEQGIYRFTTSQKNIAIKDYVLHVFGLEKVGPILISKTGPTPLGTLGLFVDFPEDLSNYVDKTWILNIPNTKSAAYSNDQNAYQQALKEQSQAIEDARAELATEEGETSIASAKVLQAEAEINSYRSQIAITEEKIRKSTLYAPMDTRITKVWLEKSELALPEVTAITLGTTSFKIQSDISELEIVKINEAVGNTVLIRFDAFPNTTVNGKVFSIEPKEIVKDGDKYYRTNVFIEPNALPLRSGMSADLSIFVSTKDSVLKIPLLAVISKEGKSFVFTIENGKQVEHPIETGISDGESIEVMNGLSEGQTIVVPAD; encoded by the coding sequence ATGAGACGCACTTCCTTTATCGTCTTTATCATTTCTCTTATCGGAATTTCCCTAGTCTCTTTCTGGATCTACGGGAAGTATTTCAAATCGGAAACTCCACCGCTACTCTACTTCACCGCAACGCGCGGTACTGTCAATGAAACTGTCCGTGCGCGCGGAGATATCGTCACTGAAAAAGACTTTGACCTTCACTTCCCTGCTTCTGGTATCGTCGAAAAGATCTTCGTCAAAGAAGGACAGCAAGTGAAGCAGGGTGAGCCACTAATGAAACTTGAAACAAAAGATCTTGAGCTCGAGCTCCGAAAGCTCCGCAATGATGAAAAACAAGCAGAGGCAAATCTATCCATCAGAAAAGCAGAGGCAGGAAATACAGAATCAAGACTTTCGACGGTCGTTGAAAAACAAGAGACTCTTGTGCACAATGCATACAGTACTCTGCTCTCAAATAATCTCACCGCTGAACCAAGTGAGATCAATTACAACATCACTCCTCCTCGCATCACAGGACGTTATGCAGGAGAACAAGGAATCTACAGATTCACCACTTCTCAAAAGAACATCGCCATCAAGGACTACGTCCTCCATGTCTTTGGACTTGAAAAAGTCGGGCCTATACTCATCAGCAAAACTGGCCCTACCCCACTTGGAACACTAGGGCTCTTTGTCGATTTCCCAGAGGACCTCTCAAATTACGTCGATAAAACGTGGATTCTGAACATACCAAACACAAAGAGTGCTGCATACTCGAATGATCAGAATGCCTATCAACAAGCCCTAAAAGAACAAAGCCAAGCAATTGAAGATGCACGTGCTGAACTCGCAACCGAGGAGGGAGAAACCTCCATAGCGAGCGCGAAAGTACTCCAGGCCGAAGCGGAGATCAATAGCTATCGTTCGCAGATAGCAATCACAGAAGAGAAGATACGTAAGTCGACACTATATGCACCAATGGACACAAGAATTACGAAAGTTTGGCTTGAAAAAAGCGAACTCGCGCTCCCTGAGGTAACTGCAATCACATTAGGAACCACAAGCTTTAAGATTCAATCGGATATCTCTGAGCTTGAGATTGTAAAGATTAATGAGGCAGTCGGAAATACTGTGCTTATCAGATTCGACGCATTCCCCAACACGACAGTAAACGGAAAAGTATTCTCCATCGAGCCAAAGGAGATAGTGAAGGATGGTGACAAATATTATCGCACTAATGTCTTTATCGAGCCAAATGCGCTCCCATTGCGCTCGGGAATGAGTGCTGACCTCTCAATATTCGTCTCTACAAAAGATAGTGTACTCAAAATCCCACTTCTTGCAGTAATAAGCAAAGAAGGAAAAAGCTTTGTGTTCACTATAGAGAATGGCAAGCAAGTGGAACACCCAATAGAAACCGGTATCTCTGATGGAGAATCCATCGAAGTCATGAATGGTCTTAGCGAAGGACAAACCATTGTTGTTCCCGCTGATTGA
- the pyk gene encoding pyruvate kinase, whose translation MKVLQKQTKIVATLGPASNDPLVIAEMIKNGMNVARINFSHGDHAEHGERIDNARKASAMLGQPIAILQDLCGPKIRIGDFPSGSIELKNGAKFTITTRKVEGSVKEVSVNYAMLPKEVKAGMQIMLEDGKYILQVLSVTGEDIHTKVIAGGNIRSRRGVNVPGAMLSIGAITPKDKKDFAFGVTKNVDIVALSFVQTAKDITNLRAMMKKAKSNALIFAKIETQAAIDNIASILAVADGIMVARGDLAVEVPKEDVPLLQKMIIRMCRAAGKPVITATQMLDSMTDAPVPTRAEVADVANAVFDGTDAVMLSQESAVGNDPVNVVHTMATIAKRAEESEFFVEAMEDRRAQELPSAVDAVTLHATHAAHQVGAEAIVALTQSGFTARMLARHKPHLPLIAITPFAEVARQLAISFGTSPVVHEEKVNSVETAILVARKTLLEQKIAKKGDKFVLCVGVPFGTIGGTNLTIIQTV comes from the coding sequence ATGAAAGTACTCCAAAAGCAAACCAAAATTGTAGCAACATTAGGACCTGCATCCAATGACCCACTCGTGATTGCAGAAATGATCAAGAACGGCATGAATGTCGCGCGCATCAATTTCTCTCACGGTGATCATGCAGAGCATGGCGAGCGTATCGACAACGCACGCAAAGCATCGGCAATGTTAGGTCAACCAATTGCAATCCTTCAAGACCTTTGCGGACCAAAGATCCGTATTGGTGACTTCCCTTCAGGAAGTATCGAGCTCAAAAACGGCGCGAAGTTCACCATCACTACACGTAAGGTAGAAGGCTCTGTGAAGGAGGTCTCAGTGAACTACGCCATGCTACCTAAGGAGGTGAAGGCGGGTATGCAGATCATGCTCGAGGATGGAAAGTATATCCTCCAGGTACTTTCAGTTACTGGCGAAGACATCCATACAAAGGTCATTGCCGGAGGAAATATTCGCTCACGCCGAGGAGTAAATGTTCCTGGGGCTATGCTCTCGATCGGTGCTATCACACCAAAGGACAAGAAAGACTTCGCATTCGGGGTTACAAAGAATGTCGACATCGTCGCACTTTCATTCGTCCAGACTGCAAAGGATATAACGAACCTTCGCGCGATGATGAAGAAGGCAAAGAGTAATGCACTTATTTTTGCAAAAATCGAAACACAGGCTGCAATCGACAACATCGCAAGCATTCTCGCTGTTGCTGATGGCATCATGGTTGCTCGCGGTGATCTCGCAGTCGAGGTACCAAAGGAAGATGTGCCTCTGCTCCAGAAGATGATCATCCGTATGTGTCGTGCTGCAGGAAAGCCCGTTATCACCGCAACACAGATGCTCGACTCCATGACGGACGCACCAGTACCAACACGCGCAGAAGTCGCAGATGTTGCGAATGCCGTCTTCGATGGAACCGATGCAGTCATGCTCTCACAAGAGTCTGCTGTTGGTAATGACCCCGTAAATGTCGTCCATACAATGGCAACGATTGCAAAGCGTGCAGAAGAAAGTGAATTCTTCGTTGAGGCGATGGAAGATCGTCGCGCACAAGAGCTCCCTTCTGCAGTCGATGCAGTTACACTCCACGCAACACATGCAGCGCACCAGGTTGGAGCAGAGGCAATTGTCGCACTTACACAGTCGGGCTTCACTGCACGCATGCTCGCTCGCCACAAGCCACACCTTCCACTTATTGCAATTACGCCTTTTGCAGAGGTTGCGCGCCAGCTCGCTATTTCTTTCGGCACCTCACCGGTCGTTCACGAAGAGAAAGTGAACTCGGTTGAGACCGCCATCCTCGTCGCTCGCAAGACACTGCTCGAGCAGAAGATTGCAAAGAAAGGTGATAAATTCGTGCTCTGCGTCGGTGTTCCATTCGGAACCATAGGCGGAACGAATCTTACAATTATACAGACCGTCTAA
- a CDS encoding Smr/MutS family protein, translating into MSKGNKYIFVPDEILDLHGLTGREAAEEVADLRSRYERGTHLRIIIGKGTHSRDYPVIPHVVRNALMSQNIPWNYAKQRDGGEGAIDCVIKYK; encoded by the coding sequence GTGAGCAAGGGGAATAAATATATCTTTGTGCCCGATGAGATTCTTGATCTGCATGGTCTTACAGGCAGAGAAGCAGCCGAGGAGGTTGCCGATTTGCGTTCTCGCTATGAACGTGGCACACACCTACGCATCATTATCGGAAAAGGGACGCATAGCCGCGATTACCCGGTGATTCCGCATGTGGTACGTAATGCGCTAATGTCTCAGAACATTCCATGGAATTACGCAAAACAGCGAGACGGAGGGGAGGGCGCGATAGACTGTGTCATCAAGTATAAATAA